One region of Streptomyces capillispiralis genomic DNA includes:
- the rocD gene encoding ornithine--oxo-acid transaminase, whose translation MTSAARTRSSAELIGAEEPVLAHNYHPLPVVVARAEGAWVEDVEGRRYLDMLAGYSALNFGHRHPALIEAAHRQLDRLTLTSRAFHNDRLAGFAERLAALTGLDMVLPMNTGAEAVESGVKVARKWAYDVKGVPADRATIVVAADNFHGRTTTIVSFSTDEVARAGFGPFTPGFRVVPYNDLAALEAAVDETTAAVLIEPIQGEAGVIVPDDGYLAGVRELTRREGCLFVADEIQSGLGRTGRTLAVEHESVVPDVVLLGKALGGGIVPVSAVVARREVLEVLHPGEHGSTFGGNPLAAAVGTAVVELLETGEFQRRAAELGGILHEGLESLVGKGVAGFRCRGLWAGVDVDPQLGTGREISERLMREGVLVKDTHGSTIRLAPPLTITAEELQGALRTLEKVLVQQV comes from the coding sequence ATGACCTCTGCCGCCCGTACGCGTTCGTCCGCCGAGCTGATCGGCGCCGAGGAGCCGGTCCTCGCGCACAACTACCACCCGCTGCCCGTGGTCGTCGCCCGCGCGGAGGGCGCCTGGGTGGAGGACGTGGAGGGCCGGCGCTACCTCGACATGCTGGCCGGCTACTCGGCGCTGAACTTCGGCCACCGGCACCCGGCGCTGATCGAGGCGGCGCACCGCCAGCTGGACCGGCTGACGCTGACCTCGCGCGCGTTCCACAACGACCGGCTCGCCGGGTTCGCGGAGCGGCTGGCCGCGCTGACCGGGCTGGACATGGTGCTGCCCATGAACACCGGCGCGGAGGCGGTGGAGAGCGGTGTGAAGGTGGCCCGCAAGTGGGCCTACGACGTCAAGGGCGTCCCCGCCGACCGGGCCACGATCGTGGTGGCCGCGGACAACTTCCACGGCCGGACGACCACGATCGTCAGCTTCTCCACGGACGAGGTGGCGCGCGCCGGGTTCGGCCCGTTCACACCGGGCTTCCGCGTGGTCCCGTACAACGATCTCGCGGCGCTGGAGGCGGCGGTCGACGAGACGACGGCGGCGGTGCTGATCGAGCCCATTCAGGGCGAGGCGGGCGTGATCGTCCCGGACGACGGCTATCTGGCCGGGGTGCGGGAGCTGACGCGCCGCGAGGGCTGCCTGTTCGTCGCGGACGAGATCCAGTCCGGGCTGGGGCGCACCGGCCGCACGCTCGCGGTGGAGCACGAGTCGGTCGTCCCGGACGTGGTGCTGCTCGGCAAGGCGCTGGGCGGCGGCATCGTCCCGGTGTCGGCGGTGGTGGCCCGACGCGAGGTGCTGGAGGTGCTGCACCCCGGTGAGCACGGGTCCACCTTCGGCGGCAACCCGCTGGCCGCGGCGGTCGGCACGGCCGTGGTGGAGCTGCTGGAGACGGGCGAGTTCCAGCGCCGGGCGGCGGAGCTGGGCGGGATCCTGCACGAGGGCCTGGAGTCCCTCGTCGGTAAGGGCGTCGCCGGCTTCCGCTGCCGGGGGCTGTGGGCGGGCGTGGACGTCGACCCGCAGCTCGGCACCGGCCGCGAGATCAGTGAGCGGCTGATGCGGGAGGGCGTCCTGGTCAAGGACACCCACGGGTCCACCATCCGCCTTGCCCCGCCGCTGACCATCACGGCGGAGGAGCTCCAGGGCGCGCTGCGCACGCTGGAGAAGGTCCTCGTCCAGCAGGTCTGA
- the ddaH gene encoding dimethylargininase, with protein sequence MPDSRVASRRRYLVCEPRHFAVRYAINPWMRPDRPVDVLLAQRQWQTLVDTYRDHGHTVENVKPEPGLPDMVFAANAAVVVEGRVFGSLFLAPERRPESVPYEAWFKAEGYEVHHPESVCEGEGDLVPAGRWILAGTGFRTTRDAHREVQEFFGVPVIGLTLVDPYFYHLDTALFVLDGENIAYYPEAFSPGSREVLARLYPDAVLATREDAMAFGLNSVSDGRHVFLSPGATALAAQLADRGYVPVPVDLSEFQKAGGGIKCCTQEIRS encoded by the coding sequence GTGCCCGACTCCCGTGTGGCGTCCCGGCGGCGATACCTCGTCTGCGAACCCAGACACTTCGCCGTCCGGTACGCGATCAACCCCTGGATGCGTCCCGACCGACCCGTGGACGTCCTGCTCGCCCAGCGGCAGTGGCAGACGCTCGTCGACACCTACCGTGACCACGGACATACCGTGGAGAACGTGAAGCCGGAGCCCGGACTGCCCGACATGGTGTTCGCCGCGAACGCGGCGGTCGTCGTGGAGGGCCGCGTCTTCGGCTCCCTGTTCCTCGCGCCGGAGCGGCGCCCGGAGTCCGTGCCGTACGAGGCCTGGTTCAAGGCCGAGGGGTACGAGGTCCACCATCCCGAGTCGGTGTGCGAGGGCGAGGGCGACCTGGTGCCCGCCGGGCGCTGGATCCTCGCCGGGACCGGTTTTCGCACCACCAGGGATGCGCACCGCGAGGTGCAGGAGTTCTTCGGGGTGCCGGTGATCGGCCTGACGCTGGTGGATCCGTACTTCTACCACCTGGACACGGCGCTGTTCGTGCTGGACGGGGAGAACATCGCGTACTACCCGGAGGCGTTCTCGCCGGGGAGCCGCGAGGTGCTCGCCCGGCTGTACCCGGACGCGGTGCTCGCGACCCGTGAGGACGCGATGGCGTTCGGCCTGAACTCCGTGTCCGACGGCCGCCACGTGTTCCTCTCGCCGGGGGCCACGGCCCTCGCCGCTCAGCTCGCCGACCGCGGCTACGTCCCCGTCCCCGTCGACCTGTCCGAGTTCCAGAAGGCGGGCGGGGGCATCAAGTGCTGCACTCAGGAGATCCGCTCATGA
- a CDS encoding Lrp/AsnC family transcriptional regulator, giving the protein MNSRHAPFDELDRKIVTALMANARTSFAEIGAAVGLSSTAVKRRVDRLRETGVITGFTATVKPSALGWRTEAYVEVYCEGAAPPRRLAEVVRNHPEIAAAMTVTGGADALLHVRARDVEHFEEVLERIRQEPFIRKTISVMVLSHLLPDSPEAGVSQPAPEGAPDVR; this is encoded by the coding sequence ATGAACAGCAGGCACGCCCCGTTCGACGAGCTCGACCGGAAGATCGTCACGGCTCTGATGGCGAACGCCAGGACGTCCTTCGCCGAGATCGGCGCGGCCGTCGGGCTGTCGTCGACGGCCGTGAAGCGCCGGGTGGACCGGCTGCGCGAGACGGGGGTGATCACCGGGTTCACGGCGACGGTGAAGCCGTCGGCGCTGGGCTGGCGCACGGAGGCGTACGTGGAGGTGTACTGCGAGGGCGCGGCGCCGCCCCGGCGGCTGGCGGAGGTGGTGCGCAACCATCCGGAGATCGCCGCGGCGATGACGGTGACCGGGGGCGCGGACGCGCTACTGCACGTGCGGGCGCGGGACGTGGAGCACTTCGAGGAGGTGCTGGAGCGGATCCGCCAGGAGCCGTTCATCCGCAAGACGATCAGCGTGATGGTGCTGTCCCATCTGCTGCCCGACAGTCCTGAGGCGGGAGTGAGCCAGCCCGCGCCCGAGGGCGCACCAGACGTGCGTTGA
- a CDS encoding LytR/AlgR family response regulator transcription factor gives MLRALAVDDERPSLEELLYLLNADPRIGSAEGAGDATEALRRINRALESGPDGPEAIDVVFLDIQMPGLDGLDLARLLGGFARPPLIVFVTAHEDFAVQAFDLKAVDYVLKPVRKERLAEAVRRAAAQRGTAPRIPVHEPDPDHIPVELGGVTRFVPVDDITHVEAQGDYARLHTDRGSHLVRIPLSTLEERWRSRGFVRIHRRHLVALRHIGELRLDAGTVSVLVGSEELQVSRRHARELRDLLMRRTTS, from the coding sequence ATGCTGCGCGCCCTCGCCGTCGACGACGAACGTCCCTCGCTGGAGGAACTGCTGTACCTGCTGAACGCGGACCCGCGCATCGGCAGCGCCGAGGGCGCCGGCGACGCCACCGAGGCGCTGCGCCGCATCAACCGCGCGCTGGAGTCGGGCCCGGACGGGCCCGAGGCCATCGACGTGGTCTTCCTCGACATCCAGATGCCCGGACTCGACGGCCTCGACCTGGCCCGGCTGCTCGGCGGCTTCGCCCGGCCGCCGCTGATCGTGTTCGTCACCGCCCACGAGGACTTCGCCGTCCAGGCCTTCGACCTCAAGGCCGTCGACTACGTGCTCAAACCCGTCCGCAAGGAGCGGCTGGCCGAGGCCGTGCGCCGGGCCGCCGCCCAGCGCGGCACCGCCCCCCGCATCCCCGTGCACGAACCCGACCCCGACCACATCCCCGTCGAGCTCGGCGGCGTGACCCGCTTCGTCCCCGTCGACGACATCACCCACGTCGAGGCCCAGGGCGACTACGCCCGCCTGCACACCGACCGCGGCAGCCACCTCGTACGGATCCCGCTGTCCACCCTGGAGGAGCGCTGGCGCTCCCGCGGCTTCGTCCGCATCCACCGCCGCCATCTCGTCGCCCTGCGCCACATAGGCGAACTCCGGCTCGACGCCGGAACCGTGAGCGTCCTGGTCGGCTCCGAGGAACTCCAGGTCAGCAGGCGGCACGCGCGCGAACTGCGGGACCTGCTGATGCGCCGGACCACGAGCTAG
- a CDS encoding cation acetate symporter, with product MNSAYAVTAVALVALATVLVGAFGLRVSRTTSDFYVASRTVGPRLNAAAISGEYLSAASFLGIAGLVLVQGPDMLWYPVGYTAGYLVLLLFVAAPLRRSGAYTLPDFAEARLASHAVRRLAGAFVVGVGWLYLMPQLQGAGLTLTVLTGAPDWLGGVIVAVVVTVIVGAGGMRSITFVQAFQYWLKLTALFVPALFLVLAWQSDGAPGRAFDEPAAFREQRVVRVDGTLDLRLREPLTVTVDGTVDGRAHDGTELRLPAGTHRVDAGTRLTFAEGTEVPAAGRGADDALSPSRAESREERPLYATYGLILATFFGTMGLPHVVVRFYTSPHGVAARRTTVAVLGLIGAFYLLPPVYGALGRLYAPELTLTGDADAAVLLLPGRMIGGTGGDLLGALVAGGAFAAFLSTASGLTMAVAGVLTQDVLPSRGVRHFRLGTVLAMAVPLGAGLLVGGLPVADAVGLAFAVSASSFCPLLVLGIWWRRLTPPGAAAGMLVGGGSAFLAVAATMAGYPGAGPWHALLAWPALWSVPLGFLTMILVSLATPGRVPPGTAAVLARFHLPEELRTEVSA from the coding sequence GTGAACTCCGCCTACGCCGTCACCGCCGTCGCGCTCGTCGCCCTCGCGACCGTCCTCGTCGGCGCCTTCGGCCTGCGCGTCTCCCGCACCACCTCCGACTTCTACGTCGCCTCCCGCACCGTAGGCCCCCGCCTCAACGCCGCCGCCATCAGCGGCGAGTACCTCTCCGCCGCCTCCTTCCTGGGCATCGCGGGGCTCGTCCTCGTCCAGGGCCCGGACATGCTCTGGTACCCGGTCGGCTACACCGCGGGCTACCTGGTCCTGCTGCTGTTCGTCGCCGCACCGCTGCGCCGCTCCGGCGCCTACACCCTGCCCGACTTCGCCGAGGCCCGGCTCGCCTCGCACGCGGTGCGGCGGCTCGCGGGCGCCTTCGTCGTCGGCGTCGGCTGGCTCTACCTGATGCCCCAGCTCCAGGGCGCCGGACTCACCCTGACGGTGCTCACCGGCGCGCCCGACTGGCTCGGCGGAGTGATCGTCGCCGTCGTGGTGACCGTCATCGTCGGCGCGGGCGGCATGCGCAGCATCACCTTCGTCCAGGCCTTCCAGTACTGGCTGAAACTCACCGCCCTGTTCGTCCCCGCCCTCTTCCTGGTCCTCGCCTGGCAGAGCGACGGAGCGCCCGGCCGCGCCTTCGACGAACCGGCCGCCTTCCGCGAACAGCGGGTCGTCCGGGTCGACGGCACCCTCGACCTGCGCCTGCGCGAGCCGCTCACCGTGACCGTGGACGGTACCGTCGACGGCCGCGCCCACGACGGCACCGAACTCCGGCTGCCCGCCGGCACCCACCGCGTCGACGCCGGCACCCGGCTGACCTTCGCCGAGGGCACCGAGGTCCCCGCCGCCGGACGCGGCGCCGACGACGCCCTGTCGCCCTCCCGCGCCGAGTCGCGCGAGGAACGCCCGCTGTACGCCACGTACGGGCTGATCCTCGCCACCTTCTTCGGCACCATGGGCCTGCCGCACGTCGTGGTGCGCTTCTACACCAGCCCGCACGGCGTCGCCGCCCGCCGCACCACCGTCGCGGTGCTCGGCCTCATCGGCGCCTTCTACCTCCTCCCGCCGGTCTACGGGGCACTGGGCCGCCTGTACGCCCCCGAGCTGACCCTCACCGGGGACGCGGACGCCGCGGTCCTGCTCCTGCCCGGCCGGATGATCGGGGGGACGGGCGGCGACCTGCTGGGCGCGCTGGTCGCCGGCGGCGCCTTCGCCGCGTTCCTGTCGACGGCCTCCGGGCTCACCATGGCCGTGGCCGGCGTGCTCACCCAGGACGTGCTGCCCTCGCGCGGCGTACGGCACTTCCGGCTCGGCACCGTCCTCGCCATGGCCGTACCGCTCGGCGCGGGCCTCCTGGTCGGCGGCCTGCCGGTGGCCGACGCCGTGGGGCTGGCGTTCGCCGTGTCGGCCTCGTCGTTCTGCCCGCTGCTCGTGCTCGGCATCTGGTGGCGCCGGCTGACCCCGCCGGGCGCGGCGGCCGGCATGCTCGTGGGCGGCGGCTCCGCGTTCCTCGCCGTCGCCGCGACCATGGCGGGCTACCCGGGCGCGGGGCCCTGGCACGCCCTGCTCGCCTGGCCCGCGCTGTGGTCGGTGCCGCTGGGCTTCCTCACCATGATCCTGGTCTCGCTGGCCACCCCCGGCCGGGTGCCGCCCGGAACGGCCGCGGTGCTGGCCCGCTTCCACCTGCCGGAGGAACTGCGCACGGAGGTGTCCGCGTGA
- a CDS encoding sensor histidine kinase: MSGFLAGLLVAVLPLLAAGFWLGRRTARPAGLAGLGTPVEHATFETLHTASLATPPLRAGLTEEAAGKSARKLRSLLGTDALCLTDRERVLAWDGVGAHHRAEIMERLTGPLETGRGEAFPLSCDTPDCTVRWAVVAPLTVDDRVHGALVACAPRESAVLVRAAGEVARWVSVQLELADLDQSRTRLIEAEIRALRAQISPHFIFNSLAVIASFVRTDPERARELLLEFADFTRYSFRRHGDFTTLADELHAIDHYLALVRARFGDRLSVTLQIAPEVLPVALPFLCLQPLVENAVKHGLEGKADKCHIQITAQDAGAEALVVIEDDGAGMDPGLLRRILAREVSPTGGIGLSNVDDRLRQVYGDDHGLVIETAVGAGMKITVRLPKYQPGVHLAGRLTPR; encoded by the coding sequence GTGAGCGGTTTCCTCGCCGGTCTGCTCGTCGCCGTCCTGCCCCTGCTGGCGGCCGGGTTCTGGCTGGGCCGGCGCACCGCCCGGCCCGCCGGCCTCGCCGGGCTCGGCACCCCCGTCGAGCACGCCACCTTCGAGACCCTGCACACCGCCTCCCTGGCCACCCCACCGCTGCGCGCGGGCCTGACGGAGGAGGCCGCCGGCAAGTCCGCCCGCAAACTGCGCTCCCTGCTCGGCACGGACGCGCTGTGCCTCACCGACCGCGAGCGGGTCCTCGCCTGGGACGGCGTCGGCGCCCACCACCGCGCCGAGATCATGGAACGTCTCACCGGCCCCCTGGAGACCGGCCGGGGCGAGGCCTTCCCGCTGAGCTGCGACACCCCCGACTGCACGGTCCGCTGGGCCGTCGTCGCCCCGCTCACCGTCGACGACCGGGTGCACGGCGCGCTCGTCGCCTGCGCGCCCCGCGAGTCCGCGGTCCTGGTCCGGGCCGCCGGGGAGGTCGCCCGCTGGGTCTCCGTCCAGCTCGAACTCGCCGACCTCGACCAGTCCCGCACCCGGCTCATCGAGGCCGAGATCAGGGCGCTGCGGGCCCAGATCTCCCCGCACTTCATCTTCAACTCGCTCGCCGTGATCGCCTCGTTCGTGCGCACCGACCCCGAGCGGGCCCGCGAACTGCTGCTGGAGTTCGCCGACTTCACCCGCTACTCGTTCCGCCGGCACGGCGACTTCACCACCCTCGCCGACGAACTCCACGCCATCGACCACTATCTGGCGCTGGTACGGGCACGCTTCGGCGACCGCCTCTCCGTGACCCTGCAGATCGCCCCCGAGGTGCTGCCGGTCGCCCTGCCCTTCCTCTGCCTCCAGCCCCTGGTGGAGAACGCCGTCAAGCACGGGCTGGAGGGCAAGGCCGACAAGTGCCACATCCAGATCACGGCGCAGGACGCCGGCGCCGAGGCCCTGGTCGTCATCGAGGACGACGGCGCCGGCATGGACCCCGGGCTGCTGCGCCGCATCCTCGCCCGCGAGGTCAGCCCCACCGGCGGCATCGGGCTGTCCAACGTCGACGACCGGCTCCGTCAGGTCTACGGCGACGACCACGGCCTCGTCATCGAGACCGCCGTGGGCGCGGGCATGAAGATCACCGTCCGGCTGCCGAAGTACCAGCCGGGCGTGCACCTGGCCGGGCGGCTCACCCCCAGGTGA
- a CDS encoding membrane protein: MPGSTNGSTSTKTMGVLTVGGLVAVTAYTVALGSNGWLWFGWVVLGLITLGMVATRST; this comes from the coding sequence ATGCCCGGTTCCACGAACGGTTCGACGTCGACGAAGACCATGGGAGTGCTCACCGTCGGCGGCCTCGTCGCCGTGACGGCCTACACGGTGGCGCTCGGCAGCAACGGCTGGCTGTGGTTCGGCTGGGTCGTCCTGGGCCTGATCACCCTCGGGATGGTCGCCACGCGCAGCACCTGA
- a CDS encoding serine/threonine-protein kinase — MPSGSPTSGVGRVIAGRYLLLHRLGGGGMGHVWLAHDQRLACEVALKEIVFGDPAEPGQEREARVARARAEARHAAGLRGHPHVVTVHDVLEHEGLPWIVMEYVAGAVDLREFLARNGPPAPAECARIGLAVLDALTAGHERGVMHRDVKPANILLAPDRTGAPYGRVLLTDYGISVQPDTGETRHTMASVLVGTAGYLAPERATGGPPTPAADLFSLGCTLYHAVEGRGPFERESPLASITSVVMEDPLPPVRAGALEPVLRGLLAKDPDLRTPAREVEAELARIVTPQSDASARTRTDLGSQPPWDASPRPAPEADPHAFASGTRRRPRPHALRAVLAGGLGLVLALGGAWYALADREGGPGGTAAPYGEAVGLVKPLKEGDCVLADWPGGTPFTGTPRLALDPSCADEVPDGQVVASVGAASQEEARQEGPARCEERTRELRGRLADVRVLAVVPAPDGFEAAGRRTACLVLGAHGPVYGPLGERRRFGTAFADTATMQRRDCLDVRSRREARLVPCGGKYDEQVLGFTRLGEDVSLAEARTASDAACAREVPPRDYGFDPSVHEAGSWTSEGPWKSGTHLVVCTVRRQNGGTMEGAE, encoded by the coding sequence GTGGGCCGGGTGATCGCCGGCCGCTATCTGCTGCTGCACCGGCTGGGCGGTGGCGGCATGGGACACGTCTGGCTGGCCCACGACCAGCGACTGGCGTGCGAGGTTGCGCTGAAGGAGATCGTGTTCGGGGACCCGGCCGAGCCCGGCCAGGAGCGCGAGGCCCGGGTCGCCCGGGCGCGCGCGGAGGCCCGGCACGCGGCCGGTCTGCGCGGTCATCCCCACGTGGTGACCGTGCACGACGTGCTGGAGCACGAGGGGCTGCCGTGGATCGTCATGGAGTACGTCGCGGGCGCCGTCGACCTGCGGGAGTTCCTCGCCCGCAACGGTCCGCCCGCCCCCGCCGAGTGCGCCCGGATCGGGCTGGCGGTCCTGGACGCGCTGACCGCCGGGCACGAGCGGGGCGTGATGCACCGGGACGTGAAGCCGGCGAACATCCTGCTCGCCCCCGACCGCACCGGCGCGCCCTACGGGCGGGTCCTGCTCACCGACTACGGCATCTCCGTCCAGCCCGACACCGGGGAGACGCGCCACACCATGGCGTCCGTGCTGGTCGGCACCGCGGGCTATCTGGCCCCCGAGCGGGCCACCGGCGGCCCGCCCACCCCCGCGGCCGACCTGTTCTCGCTCGGCTGCACGCTCTACCACGCGGTGGAGGGGCGCGGTCCGTTCGAGCGGGAGTCCCCCCTGGCGTCGATCACCTCGGTGGTCATGGAGGACCCACTGCCACCGGTGCGGGCGGGGGCGCTGGAGCCGGTGCTGCGGGGGCTGCTCGCCAAGGACCCGGACCTGCGGACGCCGGCGCGGGAGGTGGAGGCCGAGCTGGCGCGGATCGTCACGCCCCAGTCGGACGCCTCCGCGCGGACGCGGACGGACCTGGGGTCGCAGCCGCCGTGGGACGCCTCCCCGCGCCCCGCGCCCGAGGCGGACCCCCACGCCTTCGCCTCCGGTACCCGCCGCCGGCCCCGCCCGCACGCCCTGCGCGCCGTCCTCGCCGGCGGGCTGGGCCTGGTGCTGGCCCTGGGCGGGGCCTGGTACGCGCTGGCGGACCGGGAGGGCGGCCCCGGCGGGACGGCGGCCCCGTACGGCGAGGCCGTCGGGCTGGTGAAACCGCTGAAGGAGGGCGACTGCGTGCTGGCCGACTGGCCCGGCGGCACCCCGTTCACCGGCACGCCCCGGCTGGCCCTCGACCCGAGCTGCGCGGACGAAGTGCCCGACGGGCAGGTCGTGGCGTCCGTCGGGGCCGCCTCGCAGGAGGAGGCGCGGCAGGAGGGGCCGGCCCGGTGCGAGGAGCGCACGCGGGAACTGCGCGGCCGGCTGGCCGACGTCCGCGTCCTGGCGGTCGTACCGGCGCCGGACGGGTTCGAGGCGGCCGGGCGGCGCACCGCCTGTCTGGTGCTCGGCGCTCACGGGCCGGTGTACGGGCCCCTCGGGGAGCGGCGCCGCTTCGGGACGGCGTTCGCCGACACCGCGACGATGCAGCGGCGGGACTGCCTGGACGTGCGCTCCCGGCGGGAGGCCCGGCTGGTGCCGTGCGGCGGGAAGTACGACGAGCAGGTGCTCGGGTTCACCCGGCTGGGCGAGGACGTCTCGCTCGCCGAGGCGCGCACCGCGTCCGACGCGGCGTGCGCGCGGGAGGTGCCGCCGCGGGACTACGGCTTCGATCCGTCGGTCCACGAGGCCGGGTCGTGGACCAGTGAGGGGCCCTGGAAATCCGGCACACATCTCGTCGTGTGCACCGTAAGGCGGCAGAACGGGGGCACCATGGAGGGAGCCGAATGA